A stretch of the Chloroflexota bacterium genome encodes the following:
- a CDS encoding D-tyrosyl-tRNA(Tyr) deacylase, which translates to MRVLLQRVNHGRVSVEGRVIAEIKSGLVLLLGISPDDGDEQINYLTRKIANLRIFEDEDGKLNRSILEMGGEALVISQFTLYADTRKGRRPSFTDAARPEDAHPLVARFVERLTAEGVPTQTGEFGAHMLVEIHNDGPVTIWMEK; encoded by the coding sequence ATGCGAGTTTTATTGCAGCGCGTCAATCACGGACGGGTGTCTGTGGAGGGGCGCGTGATTGCTGAAATCAAATCTGGACTGGTGCTCTTGTTGGGCATCAGTCCGGATGATGGGGATGAACAGATAAACTATCTCACCCGGAAAATTGCCAATTTGCGCATCTTTGAAGATGAAGATGGAAAGCTGAACCGCTCGATCCTGGAAATGGGTGGGGAAGCGTTGGTCATCTCTCAGTTTACGCTCTATGCGGATACCCGCAAAGGGCGCAGGCCATCCTTCACAGATGCAGCCCGCCCCGAGGACGCGCACCCGTTGGTGGCGCGCTTCGTCGAGCGTCTCACTGCCGAGGGCGTTCCGACCCAAACCGGCGAGTTCGGCGCACACATGCTGGTCGAAATTCACAACGACGGCCCCGTAACCATCTGGATGGAAAAATAA
- a CDS encoding MFS transporter: METHTKNAATASPEEKLDFKKILPVFVIVLIDLLGLTIIIPLLPLYAASYGANAFVIGALGAAYPVMQFLGAPLLGRLSDRFGRRPVLIVSQIGTLIGFIVLGIANTLWLLFISRIIDGISGANIATAQAVITDNTTEKTRTQGLGLIGAAFGLGFIVGPIIAFLTLAFSDNNYHLVAYVAAGFSLISILLTYFWLEESYPPEKRGQKDAKTGVGLKAMLNALKKPQIGLLLALMFFQQFAFGGFEQLLSLFTLNRLGMNASSNAGLFVYVGIIVVAVQGYFVGKWSRKFGDRWLVRMGLLALGIGLLFAALTPARPVPWYSRADVTAELSGEVAHPGETPPVEDIQIDLPDDTNTGWIGLVWLGAAMIPAAIGGGILQPSINSMITQHVAPNEIGGTLGISAAFLSGANAITPLVMGAFFEWMGSSAPFLIGSAILLVLWMIAQRTIVKE, translated from the coding sequence ATGGAAACGCATACCAAAAACGCAGCTACTGCCAGCCCCGAAGAAAAACTGGATTTCAAGAAAATCCTGCCCGTTTTCGTCATTGTACTGATCGACCTGCTGGGCTTGACGATTATCATCCCCCTATTGCCGCTTTACGCGGCTTCGTACGGCGCCAATGCTTTTGTGATTGGGGCGCTGGGAGCAGCCTACCCGGTGATGCAGTTTCTCGGCGCGCCGCTGTTGGGCCGTCTCTCCGACCGCTTTGGCCGCCGCCCGGTGCTGATTGTCAGCCAGATCGGCACATTGATCGGCTTCATCGTGTTGGGTATTGCCAACACGCTCTGGCTGCTGTTTATCTCCCGGATTATCGATGGCATCTCGGGCGCCAATATCGCCACCGCACAAGCCGTCATCACAGACAACACCACCGAAAAAACGCGCACCCAGGGTCTGGGGCTGATCGGCGCCGCCTTTGGGTTGGGATTTATCGTAGGGCCAATCATCGCCTTTTTAACCCTGGCGTTCAGCGATAATAACTACCATCTCGTAGCTTATGTGGCCGCGGGGTTTTCGTTGATTTCCATCTTGCTGACCTACTTCTGGTTGGAAGAATCGTATCCTCCGGAAAAACGCGGGCAAAAGGACGCCAAAACCGGTGTCGGTTTAAAGGCCATGCTCAATGCTCTGAAAAAACCGCAAATCGGCCTGCTGCTAGCCTTGATGTTTTTCCAACAATTCGCCTTTGGCGGTTTCGAACAACTGCTTTCGCTCTTTACACTCAACCGCCTGGGCATGAACGCCTCCAGCAATGCCGGGTTATTTGTGTATGTGGGGATCATCGTTGTGGCCGTGCAAGGTTATTTTGTCGGCAAGTGGAGCCGCAAATTTGGCGACCGTTGGCTGGTGCGGATGGGATTGCTGGCGCTCGGGATCGGGTTATTATTTGCCGCGCTGACCCCCGCTCGGCCTGTGCCCTGGTATTCCCGCGCTGATGTAACCGCCGAACTCAGTGGGGAAGTCGCACATCCGGGTGAAACGCCGCCTGTAGAAGATATTCAAATTGACCTCCCTGATGACACTAACACAGGCTGGATCGGGTTGGTCTGGCTGGGCGCGGCAATGATTCCGGCAGCGATTGGTGGTGGTATTTTACAGCCATCCATCAATAGCATGATTACACAGCATGTTGCCCCGAATGAAATCGGCGGCACGCTGGGGATCTCGGCGGCCTTTCTCAGCGGAGCCAATGCTATCACGCCGCTGGTCATGGGCGCATTCTTCGAGTGGATGGGGTCGTCGGCGCCATTTTTAATTGGCAGCGCGATCCTTTTGGTTTTATGGATGATTGCCCAAAGAACCATCGTAAAAGAGTAA
- a CDS encoding response regulator transcription factor, translated as MTEAIRILIADDHLIVREGLRLILETEDGFELVGEASDGAQAVELAAELRPDVILMDLRMPRMDGLTAIEILHRQQLQIAIVILTTFKEDDLMRRGLKAGARGYLLKDTDRQTLFNTIRAAARGETLLQPEILEQLLSPPKAPAQQPPVADMNDLTDRELEVLNAVARGDRSKEIAYALGITERTVKAHLSNIYSKLGVDSRAAAVSAAMQRGILGRE; from the coding sequence ATGACTGAAGCCATCCGCATATTAATTGCCGACGACCATCTGATTGTACGCGAGGGCCTGCGCCTGATCCTGGAAACCGAAGACGGCTTCGAGTTGGTCGGTGAGGCCAGTGATGGTGCCCAGGCCGTAGAATTGGCCGCCGAACTGCGACCCGATGTGATTCTGATGGATTTGCGTATGCCCCGCATGGATGGCCTGACTGCTATCGAAATTTTGCACCGGCAGCAGCTCCAGATTGCGATTGTGATCCTGACGACCTTCAAGGAAGATGACCTCATGCGCCGCGGACTGAAAGCTGGCGCGCGCGGTTATTTGCTCAAAGACACCGACCGCCAAACTCTCTTCAACACCATCCGGGCGGCGGCGCGCGGCGAAACCCTATTACAACCAGAGATTTTGGAGCAATTGCTTTCCCCGCCCAAAGCTCCCGCCCAACAGCCACCCGTTGCGGATATGAATGATCTAACCGACCGCGAATTGGAAGTACTCAACGCGGTGGCGCGGGGCGATCGCAGCAAGGAAATTGCCTATGCTTTGGGGATTACCGAGCGCACCGTCAAGGCGCACCTATCCAATATTTATAGCAAATTGGGGGTTGATTCCCGCGCTGCCGCCGTATCCGCAGCCATGCAACGCGGGATCTTGGGGCGTGAATGA
- a CDS encoding sensor histidine kinase — translation MKRAQLLDQFRASLSAAPPDEYQQAMREVRPFYWFLLGGIIIQYIFTVYYSPELHKPGRLALFTGLMLLHGILHWLSPHLTYKVVLTLPYVLIQSGIAFALVLVADSIGLSYGLFAPLLGEILGMFRRSKQSILYGLIFLLASFLSYLIVNNMTQAWEWMVTALPIAVFVWLYVFMFTGQVQAREQAQTLLTELEEAHQRLAEYAAQVESLTLTTERQRMARELHDTLAQGLAGLILQLEAADSHLDRGRAEKAHDIVQQAMSRARITLTDARGAIDNLRATQNPADLGQAVREEIERFTASTNIDCSLELCEPDALSPQTAENARRAISEGLTNIARHAAATHVEVTLTCDEQHLDILIRDNGAGFNPEDALGQAGHYGLLGMRERARISGGVLNIESFPARGTTLRLTLPLRPADD, via the coding sequence ATGAAACGCGCCCAACTGCTCGACCAATTCCGTGCCAGCTTGTCTGCCGCACCCCCTGATGAATACCAGCAAGCCATGCGAGAAGTCCGCCCCTTTTATTGGTTTTTGCTTGGGGGAATCATCATCCAATATATCTTCACGGTGTATTATTCTCCCGAATTGCATAAACCCGGGCGATTGGCGCTTTTCACAGGTTTGATGCTTTTGCACGGCATTTTACACTGGCTTTCCCCACATCTCACCTACAAAGTAGTGCTCACGCTGCCCTATGTACTTATTCAAAGCGGCATTGCTTTCGCATTGGTGCTTGTTGCCGATAGTATTGGTTTATCCTATGGTTTATTTGCCCCGTTGTTGGGTGAAATCTTGGGTATGTTCCGGCGTTCAAAACAATCTATTTTATATGGCCTGATCTTTTTACTGGCTTCTTTTTTGAGCTATCTGATTGTGAATAACATGACGCAGGCCTGGGAATGGATGGTCACCGCGCTGCCGATTGCTGTTTTTGTCTGGTTATATGTATTCATGTTTACCGGGCAGGTTCAGGCACGCGAGCAGGCACAAACTTTATTGACCGAGTTGGAAGAAGCTCATCAGCGGCTTGCCGAATACGCGGCACAGGTCGAATCGCTTACCCTCACCACCGAGCGCCAGCGCATGGCCCGCGAATTACACGATACCCTCGCCCAGGGGTTGGCGGGCCTGATTTTGCAGCTTGAAGCCGCCGATTCGCATTTGGACCGCGGGCGCGCCGAAAAAGCGCATGACATTGTACAGCAGGCCATGAGCCGGGCGCGCATCACGCTCACCGATGCCCGGGGGGCAATTGATAATTTGCGCGCCACCCAAAACCCCGCCGATCTTGGCCAGGCTGTGCGAGAAGAAATCGAGCGTTTCACCGCTTCCACGAATATCGATTGCTCACTGGAACTTTGTGAGCCTGACGCACTCTCACCACAAACTGCTGAAAACGCGCGGCGTGCCATTTCCGAAGGGCTGACCAATATTGCCCGTCATGCCGCGGCCACGCATGTAGAAGTCACCCTGACTTGTGACGAGCAGCATTTGGATATTTTAATTCGCGATAATGGGGCTGGATTCAATCCCGAAGATGCGCTTGGTCAAGCGGGGCATTACGGCCTGTTGGGGATGCGTGAACGGGCGCGGATTTCGGGAGGCGTGTTGAACATTGAGAGTTTCCCAGCCCGGGGGACAACCCTGCGACTCACATTACCCCTGAGACCTGCCGATGACTGA
- a CDS encoding ABC transporter ATP-binding protein, which yields MTKSIAIHTHDLHKDFGEVYAVKGVELEIQRGEVFSLLGPNGAGKSTTISMISGLLKPTRGDATILGNSITKNPQAAKALIGVVPQEIALYGDLTARENLLFWGKMYGLRGTALKQRVDEILEIIGLTDRQKSRVEKFSGGMKRRLNIGIALLHKPDIVIMDEPTVGIDPQSRRNILESVLELNRLGMTVLYTTHYMEEAQELSDHIAIMDHGEIIASGTHDELVRIVGELDRIELSINAEAARVMDAWQRIPGVENIAPENGQLHLLVDDSNTVLPLLFETAAKANVRITSVEVQEPNLETMFLHLTGRALRD from the coding sequence ATGACCAAGTCCATCGCCATCCACACCCACGACCTTCACAAAGATTTCGGTGAAGTCTATGCCGTCAAGGGTGTAGAACTTGAAATCCAACGAGGGGAAGTTTTTAGTTTACTAGGCCCCAACGGAGCCGGAAAAAGCACTACAATCTCGATGATCTCCGGGCTGCTCAAACCCACCCGGGGCGACGCGACGATCCTGGGAAATTCGATCACCAAAAATCCGCAGGCCGCCAAAGCGTTGATCGGCGTTGTGCCGCAGGAAATTGCTCTCTACGGCGATCTGACGGCGCGCGAAAATCTGCTCTTTTGGGGCAAGATGTACGGTCTGCGCGGTACGGCGCTCAAGCAACGCGTGGATGAAATCCTTGAGATCATCGGCTTGACGGATCGCCAAAAAAGCCGCGTCGAGAAGTTCTCTGGCGGGATGAAGCGCCGCCTGAATATTGGCATTGCCCTGCTGCACAAACCCGATATTGTGATCATGGACGAACCGACCGTGGGCATTGACCCCCAAAGCCGCCGCAATATTCTCGAATCGGTGCTGGAACTCAACCGCCTGGGCATGACCGTACTCTACACCACCCACTATATGGAAGAAGCCCAGGAGCTTTCGGACCATATTGCCATCATGGATCACGGCGAGATTATCGCCAGCGGCACGCATGACGAGTTAGTGCGGATTGTGGGCGAATTGGATCGCATTGAACTGTCGATCAACGCCGAAGCCGCCCGCGTCATGGATGCCTGGCAGCGCATTCCTGGTGTGGAGAATATCGCCCCCGAAAATGGGCAACTGCACCTGCTGGTGGATGATTCGAATACGGTACTCCCATTACTGTTTGAAACCGCAGCAAAAGCCAATGTGCGCATCACATCCGTGGAAGTTCAGGAGCCCAATCTGGAGACAATGTTTCTACATCTAACGGGCAGGGCGTTGAGAGACTGA
- a CDS encoding ABC transporter permease: protein MIKVLDIALKDMTQSFRSLIAILFMFGVPLLMTAMFSLMFGNANAEDEAFVLPITQVILVNQDRGNFGGFAEIGAPEGNSVSSMGGLLTMLLESENFTDLLQIAHMNDPQAARAAVDAQEAGLAIILPADLTDTYMAASGSAEVEIYQDPALTVGPAIIRGIVSQMLDNFSASKIGLNVAIEQYARTNGGVDEAQIQALIGQYFESAAAHENSATNNLDAYLEIRAPQSETATDTQSVSMIAMLMTGMTIFYVFFTGPSTTQSILREEERGTLQRLFVTPTPTTTILSGKFLATLLTIAVQFTVLLLSGYLIFKIQWGDLLSVILLCAGITLAASAFGVFLISWMKSERQAGFMLGGLVTITGMAGMMPIFVLGIPNPPAFIKIVSLCTPQGWAVDGLQNLMNGSSLAAVLPNILVLLIWAVVFFFIGSIRFRNRYS, encoded by the coding sequence ATGATAAAAGTGCTCGATATCGCCCTCAAAGATATGACTCAATCCTTTCGCAGCCTGATCGCGATTTTATTTATGTTCGGCGTACCCCTGCTGATGACGGCCATGTTCTCGCTGATGTTTGGCAATGCCAATGCGGAAGATGAGGCCTTCGTACTGCCGATTACGCAGGTGATTCTGGTTAATCAGGATCGCGGCAACTTTGGGGGTTTTGCCGAAATAGGCGCGCCAGAAGGAAATTCAGTTTCGTCGATGGGCGGCCTGCTAACCATGCTGCTGGAGTCGGAGAATTTTACTGATCTGCTGCAAATTGCCCACATGAATGATCCCCAGGCTGCCCGCGCCGCGGTAGATGCGCAAGAAGCCGGCCTGGCTATTATCCTGCCCGCCGATTTAACGGACACCTACATGGCCGCCAGTGGCAGCGCGGAGGTTGAAATCTATCAGGACCCGGCGCTGACGGTTGGCCCGGCGATCATCCGCGGCATCGTCAGCCAAATGCTGGATAATTTCTCGGCTTCCAAAATCGGCCTGAACGTCGCCATCGAGCAGTATGCGCGGACCAACGGCGGGGTGGATGAAGCCCAAATCCAGGCACTCATCGGGCAATATTTCGAGAGCGCAGCCGCCCATGAAAATTCAGCAACCAACAATCTCGACGCCTATCTCGAAATTCGTGCCCCGCAAAGTGAAACTGCTACCGATACGCAGTCGGTTAGCATGATTGCCATGTTGATGACTGGTATGACGATCTTCTACGTCTTCTTTACCGGCCCCAGCACAACCCAATCGATTCTGCGCGAAGAAGAACGCGGCACACTGCAACGTCTGTTCGTCACACCGACCCCCACAACCACCATCTTGAGCGGAAAATTTCTAGCCACGCTCCTGACAATTGCCGTGCAATTCACGGTTTTATTGCTCTCCGGCTATCTGATCTTCAAGATTCAATGGGGCGATCTTCTCTCGGTCATTTTGCTGTGCGCGGGCATTACGCTGGCGGCTTCGGCCTTTGGCGTTTTCCTGATCTCATGGATGAAAAGCGAACGTCAGGCCGGGTTCATGCTCGGCGGGTTAGTAACCATCACCGGCATGGCGGGCATGATGCCGATTTTCGTACTGGGAATTCCCAATCCACCCGCCTTCATCAAAATCGTTTCGCTGTGTACGCCCCAGGGTTGGGCCGTGGATGGCTTGCAAAACCTGATGAACGGCAGCTCCCTTGCAGCCGTACTGCCCAATATCCTGGTGCTGCTGATCTGGGCTGTTGTATTTTTCTTCATCGGAAGTATCCGTTTCCGCAACCGTTACAGCTAG
- a CDS encoding ABC transporter permease translates to MRILYLALKDLLQIFRDWKSFLFLLIMPMLFTLVFGFAFGGFGGGESESDPRLPVGIIDNDQQFISQALIDLLDTSSEIRPIGIDDATLAEIEIMVTDDELAAAIIIPSGYSETLTAGEKIHLTTILKTETTGGITAQNGIQTAVNRLMAAIQAAEFSASVQNQAAVFENDSQRLMFFKQSFEQALAQWEQPPFSVIATQPSTPTDQAESENAFTHSSPGMMVQFAIAGLIGAAEVLVLERKSGALQRLLTTAISKTEILLGHFLAMFMMIFAQFAILISFAQIFLDVPYFKAPLATLLVTLATTLFAASMGLLIGTIAKTPEQAVVYSLIPMFILSGLGGAWVPLEFTSEAFQTIGHFTPVAWALDGFQNIIMRGLGLESVLLPATVLLGFAGMCFGLAAWRFNFE, encoded by the coding sequence ATGCGTATTTTATATCTCGCTCTCAAGGACTTGCTTCAAATTTTTCGGGACTGGAAATCTTTCCTGTTCCTGTTAATCATGCCCATGCTCTTTACGCTGGTGTTCGGCTTTGCCTTTGGCGGTTTTGGCGGCGGCGAATCAGAAAGCGACCCGCGCCTGCCGGTCGGCATCATCGATAACGACCAACAATTTATCAGTCAGGCGCTGATCGACCTGCTCGATACGTCATCGGAAATCCGCCCCATTGGTATTGATGATGCCACCCTTGCAGAAATCGAAATAATGGTCACAGATGACGAACTCGCCGCGGCGATCATCATTCCAAGCGGGTACAGTGAAACCCTCACAGCGGGGGAAAAAATCCACCTGACGACCATCCTAAAAACCGAGACCACCGGCGGGATTACTGCTCAAAATGGGATTCAGACCGCGGTCAATCGTCTCATGGCTGCCATCCAGGCCGCCGAATTCAGCGCCAGCGTTCAGAATCAGGCCGCCGTATTCGAAAATGATTCTCAACGGCTAATGTTTTTCAAGCAAAGTTTCGAGCAGGCGCTGGCACAATGGGAGCAGCCTCCCTTCTCGGTAATTGCCACGCAGCCTAGCACACCAACTGACCAAGCCGAATCCGAAAACGCCTTCACGCATTCATCACCGGGCATGATGGTGCAATTCGCCATCGCCGGGCTGATCGGTGCTGCCGAAGTTTTAGTGCTGGAACGAAAATCGGGCGCGCTGCAACGCTTGCTAACTACGGCCATCTCTAAAACCGAGATTTTGCTGGGGCATTTTCTCGCCATGTTTATGATGATCTTTGCTCAATTTGCGATACTGATTAGTTTTGCACAAATTTTTCTGGATGTTCCCTACTTCAAAGCTCCCCTGGCCACATTGCTCGTCACGCTGGCTACCACGCTGTTTGCCGCCAGCATGGGGTTGTTGATCGGCACTATCGCCAAAACGCCCGAGCAGGCGGTGGTTTACTCGCTGATCCCCATGTTCATTCTTTCCGGGTTGGGCGGCGCCTGGGTTCCGTTAGAGTTCACCAGTGAAGCCTTCCAAACTATCGGGCATTTCACCCCCGTTGCCTGGGCGCTGGATGGCTTTCAGAATATTATTATGCGCGGCCTGGGGCTGGAATCGGTGCTGTTGCCTGCAACCGTCTTGTTGGGCTTCGCTGGGATGTGTTTTGGGCTGGCGGCGTGGCGATTTAATTTTGAGTAG